One part of the Acetoanaerobium sticklandii genome encodes these proteins:
- a CDS encoding ECF transporter S component, with product MDKLIETKKSFTVRHMAVTGMLGAISVVLGMTPLGFIPVGPTNATIMHIPVIIGAIVEGPIVGMLVGLIFGIFSLIRSITAPTPISFVFWNPLVSILPRILIGLASYYIYKFFSKATKNEAVSIGITGALGTLVNTLGVLGMVYALYAEKFVSALGLSGQNAFKVISGIGITNGLPEMFVAMLIVTAAVKAIKKVRR from the coding sequence GTGGACAAATTGATAGAAACAAAGAAGTCCTTTACAGTAAGGCATATGGCAGTAACAGGCATGCTTGGAGCTATTTCAGTTGTACTAGGGATGACTCCACTGGGGTTTATTCCAGTAGGCCCAACAAACGCAACTATAATGCATATTCCTGTAATAATAGGAGCAATAGTTGAAGGCCCTATAGTAGGAATGCTTGTAGGACTTATATTTGGGATTTTCTCACTTATAAGAAGTATTACAGCACCTACACCTATTTCATTTGTATTTTGGAACCCCCTTGTATCTATTCTTCCTAGAATTTTAATAGGACTTGCTTCATACTATATTTACAAGTTTTTTTCAAAAGCTACAAAGAATGAAGCTGTTTCGATTGGAATTACAGGAGCACTTGGAACTTTAGTAAATACTCTAGGTGTGTTGGGTATGGTATATGCACTATATGCAGAAAAATTTGTATCAGCACTTGGACTATCTGGCCAAAACGCATTCAAAGTTATAAGTGGTATAGGAATAACAAATGGTCTTCCTGAAATGTTTGTTGCAATGCTAATAGTAACTGCAGCAGTAAAAGCTATAAAAAAGGTAAGACGATAA
- a CDS encoding pyridoxal phosphate-dependent aminotransferase: MISRRASEICPSKTIAISQKVNELKKNGFDIIDLSIGEPDFAIPSAAKKYVEVALRENKTKYDNVKGLEKLRDEVSKKLLNENFLNYSIDEIIISTGAKQPIYNSILATCDVGDEIIIPSPYWVSYIEIAKIAGVTPIIIETKVENEFKITANDLSSYINPKVKAILFSNPCNPTGSIYSKEELEEIAEVCLQNNILIISDEIYERIYYDIRPISIASISEAIKNITIVVNGFSKSCAMTGLRVGYTASRKDIADKIASIQGHITSHPSLISQYAALGALCEGLDDVEKMVEEFKVRRNYVLDFISSIPEISFIEPLGGFYLFFKIENHFDSMKLCEELLEKYNLALVPSIAFGVEGYLRMSYAADLEVIKKGLNAIKSFIIENN; the protein is encoded by the coding sequence ATGATTTCAAGACGTGCATCCGAAATTTGCCCTTCAAAAACCATTGCCATAAGTCAGAAAGTAAATGAATTAAAGAAAAATGGTTTTGATATTATAGACCTGAGTATTGGCGAGCCTGATTTTGCTATTCCTAGTGCCGCAAAAAAATATGTAGAAGTCGCTTTAAGAGAAAATAAAACAAAATACGATAACGTAAAAGGCCTAGAAAAGCTTAGAGACGAGGTTTCAAAAAAACTTCTAAATGAAAACTTTCTTAACTACAGCATTGATGAAATAATAATTTCTACAGGTGCAAAGCAGCCTATTTATAATAGTATACTTGCAACCTGTGATGTCGGCGATGAAATAATAATACCTTCTCCTTACTGGGTAAGTTATATTGAAATAGCAAAAATTGCTGGTGTCACTCCTATTATAATAGAAACTAAAGTCGAAAATGAATTTAAAATCACAGCTAATGATTTAAGCTCTTATATAAATCCAAAAGTAAAAGCTATTTTATTTAGCAACCCCTGTAATCCTACAGGAAGTATCTATTCAAAAGAGGAACTAGAAGAAATTGCTGAAGTTTGTTTACAAAATAACATATTAATAATATCTGATGAAATATACGAAAGAATCTATTATGATATTAGACCCATATCAATAGCAAGCATATCAGAGGCTATAAAAAACATAACTATCGTTGTAAATGGTTTTTCTAAGTCATGTGCTATGACAGGTCTTAGAGTTGGATATACTGCATCAAGAAAAGACATTGCTGACAAAATAGCATCAATTCAGGGTCATATTACTTCTCATCCTTCACTTATTTCTCAGTATGCTGCTTTAGGTGCATTATGTGAAGGATTAGATGATGTTGAAAAAATGGTAGAGGAATTTAAAGTCAGAAGAAATTATGTTCTAGACTTTATATCAAGCATTCCTGAAATCTCATTTATAGAGCCGCTTGGTGGGTTTTATTTATTTTTTAAAATTGAGAACCACTTTGATTCTATGAAACTATGCGAAGAGCTACTTGAAAAGTATAATTTAGCTTTAGTTCCATCTATCGCTTTTGGAGTTGAGGGCTATTTAAGAATGTCTTATGCTGCTGATTTAGAAGTTATCAAAAAAGGATTGAATGCTATAAAAAGCTTCATAATTGAAAATAACTAA
- a CDS encoding type III pantothenate kinase gives MLLVFDIGNTNMVLGVYKDKELICNFRIGTDKSKTSDEYGVIIRQLFDYEGISLKNIEDVIISSVVPEVMHSLENFSFKYCEKEPIIVGPGVKTGINIKYENPQQVGADRIVNAVAGYEKYGGPLILIDFGTATTFCAVSQKGEYLGGAISPGIKISSEALFQRASKLHKVEIAKPKGAIGKNTTWAMQSGIVFGYAGLVDNIVSMMKEELGSDDVNVVATGGLAPLICAETKTVKIVDKFLTLEGLRIIYERNRM, from the coding sequence ATGCTACTGGTATTTGATATTGGAAATACGAATATGGTTTTAGGAGTATACAAAGATAAGGAACTTATATGCAACTTTAGAATTGGAACAGATAAATCCAAAACTTCAGATGAATATGGCGTAATAATAAGACAATTATTTGATTATGAAGGTATATCCTTGAAAAATATTGAAGATGTTATTATTTCCTCAGTTGTTCCAGAGGTTATGCATTCCCTTGAAAACTTTTCATTCAAGTACTGTGAAAAAGAACCAATTATCGTAGGTCCTGGAGTAAAAACAGGAATTAACATTAAATATGAAAATCCACAGCAAGTTGGTGCTGATAGAATAGTAAATGCGGTAGCTGGTTATGAAAAATATGGTGGACCTCTTATACTTATAGATTTCGGCACAGCTACTACATTTTGCGCAGTTTCTCAAAAAGGAGAATACCTAGGAGGAGCTATATCGCCAGGAATAAAAATTTCAAGTGAGGCACTTTTCCAAAGAGCATCAAAGCTTCATAAAGTTGAAATAGCTAAGCCTAAAGGTGCTATAGGCAAAAATACTACATGGGCAATGCAATCAGGAATAGTTTTCGGATATGCAGGGCTTGTAGATAATATAGTTTCTATGATGAAAGAAGAACTTGGAAGTGATGATGTAAATGTTGTTGCTACAGGTGGCCTTGCTCCTTTGATATGCGCAGAGACAAAAACTGTAAAAATTGTCGATAAGTTTCTTACATTAGAAGGACTTAGGATAATTTATGAAAGGAATAGAATGTAA
- the dusB gene encoding tRNA dihydrouridine synthase DusB → MRIGNFETPGNVFLAPMAGVTDLPFRLICKQFEASLLYTEMINAKAVCYEDKNTFDMLLVEDQEKPVAVQIFGSEPGFMAEAARTLTELNRFEIIDINMGCPAPKVVKAGDGSALMKNPKLAYDIVNKVKAATNLPVTVKFRKGWDEKSINALEFGKLMQEAGADAVTLHGRTREQYYSGTADWEIIKELKEKLTIPVIANGDITSFDAAERILDITKADALMIGRGAQGNPFIFKEVNDYMESAILPKEICPKLKIDTAISHYKLALKYKTQHKAVTEMRKHLGWYLKGLKNSARIKDHINKMYEPSDVINALTEYAQSLT, encoded by the coding sequence TTGAGAATTGGAAACTTTGAAACACCAGGAAATGTATTTTTAGCTCCTATGGCTGGAGTGACAGATTTGCCATTTAGACTTATATGTAAGCAGTTTGAAGCATCCTTGCTCTATACTGAGATGATAAATGCAAAAGCAGTTTGCTATGAAGACAAAAATACCTTTGATATGTTACTTGTAGAGGATCAAGAAAAACCAGTTGCTGTTCAAATATTTGGAAGCGAACCAGGTTTTATGGCAGAAGCTGCAAGAACATTAACAGAGCTTAATAGATTTGAAATTATAGATATAAATATGGGATGCCCTGCTCCTAAAGTTGTAAAAGCGGGAGATGGCTCAGCTCTTATGAAAAACCCAAAGCTTGCCTATGATATAGTAAATAAAGTAAAAGCAGCTACTAATCTTCCTGTAACAGTTAAATTTAGAAAGGGATGGGACGAAAAAAGTATTAATGCACTTGAATTTGGAAAGCTAATGCAAGAGGCTGGAGCAGATGCTGTAACTCTTCATGGAAGAACAAGAGAGCAATATTACAGTGGGACTGCTGACTGGGAAATAATAAAAGAATTAAAAGAGAAACTTACAATTCCAGTGATTGCAAATGGTGATATAACATCGTTTGACGCAGCGGAGCGAATACTCGATATAACTAAAGCAGATGCACTTATGATAGGCAGAGGAGCCCAAGGAAATCCTTTTATTTTTAAAGAAGTAAATGATTATATGGAATCAGCAATTTTACCAAAGGAAATATGTCCTAAACTAAAGATAGATACAGCTATAAGCCATTATAAGCTTGCACTAAAATATAAAACACAGCATAAAGCTGTTACAGAAATGAGAAAACACCTTGGTTGGTACTTGAAAGGTTTAAAAAATAGCGCCAGAATAAAAGACCATATAAATAAAATGTATGAGCCATCAGACGTTATTAATGCATTAACTGAATATGCTCAATCCTTGACATAG
- a CDS encoding P1 family peptidase — MITIKTTVKGIKIGNLQDEEALTGVTVILCENGATAGVDVRGSAPGTRETDLLDPVNTVDKVHAVVLSGGSAFGLAAATGVMKYLEEREIGFDVGVTKVPIVCQAVLFDLLLGDYKVRPDEVMGYKACENAGEDFEIGNYGAGTGASIGKINSMEFAMKSGLGYSEFVHESGLVVGALVAVNAFGDIIKDGKIIAGALNKDKASFANTSKLMTSSLLQRGFDNTNTTIGAIITNAKLSKAQCKKVSQVAHNGYARAISPIHTTLDGDTIFALATGEIETSIDVVANLASEVMQEAIYSAVKSSKSVLGLKSFNDLSDEK; from the coding sequence GTGATTACTATAAAAACAACTGTAAAAGGAATTAAAATTGGAAATCTACAAGATGAAGAGGCTCTCACTGGGGTAACAGTAATTTTATGTGAAAATGGAGCTACTGCAGGCGTTGATGTAAGAGGAAGTGCACCTGGAACTAGGGAAACGGATTTACTTGATCCAGTAAACACAGTTGATAAGGTACACGCTGTTGTACTTTCAGGAGGTTCGGCTTTTGGATTAGCTGCAGCAACTGGTGTTATGAAATATCTAGAAGAAAGAGAAATTGGATTTGATGTAGGAGTAACAAAGGTTCCAATTGTTTGCCAAGCAGTTTTATTTGATCTTTTGCTAGGGGATTATAAAGTAAGACCAGATGAAGTTATGGGATATAAAGCTTGTGAAAATGCGGGTGAGGATTTTGAGATAGGGAATTATGGAGCAGGGACTGGAGCGAGTATAGGCAAGATAAACTCTATGGAGTTTGCTATGAAATCTGGCCTTGGGTATAGTGAGTTTGTTCACGAATCAGGACTGGTTGTAGGAGCTTTGGTTGCAGTAAACGCTTTTGGAGATATTATAAAAGATGGGAAAATTATAGCTGGAGCTTTAAATAAAGACAAAGCTTCCTTTGCCAATACATCTAAATTAATGACAAGCTCTCTTTTGCAAAGAGGCTTTGATAATACAAACACAACTATAGGAGCAATTATAACTAATGCTAAGCTTTCAAAAGCCCAGTGTAAGAAAGTTTCTCAGGTGGCTCACAACGGATATGCAAGAGCTATATCTCCGATACACACCACTTTAGATGGAGATACAATTTTTGCTTTAGCAACGGGAGAAATTGAAACAAGTATCGATGTGGTTGCAAATTTGGCAAGTGAAGTAATGCAAGAAGCAATATACAGCGCTGTCAAAAGCTCAAAATCTGTTTTAGGCTTAAAAAGCTTCAATGATCTTTCTGATGAAAAGTAA
- the lysS gene encoding lysine--tRNA ligase, whose translation MNSETLSLNEMLQIRRDKLKKLQEAGKNPFKIEKYIKTHHSKQVKDNFEKLEGSEVSLAGRIMSMRGHGKASFIDIQDEQGRIQVYVRQDAIGDDSYTDFVTYDMGDIIGVEGTVFMTNKGEQSVKASKVALLTKSLQILPEKYHGLKDPDLRYRQRYVDLIVNPDVKEAFLIRSKAIKALKEYLDERDFLEVDTPILSTIAGGATARPFITHHNTLDIDMYMRIANELYLKRLIVGGFERVYELGKMFRNEGMSIKHNPEYTAIEVYQAYADYEDIMRLTEEAVACMAQKSLGTTKINYQGTEIDLTPPWRRLSMIDAIKEFKGIDFNEIQTDEEAIKVAKENHIEITPVMNRGFVIAAMFEEFCEEHLIQPTFITHHPVEVSPLSKRNPDDPRLTNRFEAFVNTWEIANAFSELNDPIDQRERFMDQLKQRELGDDEAYMLDEDFLNAIEVGLPPTGGLGIGIDRVIMLLTNSSSIRDVILFPTMKPIKEEKNDAKEQN comes from the coding sequence ATGAATTCTGAAACGCTAAGTTTGAACGAGATGCTTCAAATAAGAAGGGACAAGCTGAAGAAGCTTCAAGAAGCTGGTAAAAACCCTTTTAAGATAGAGAAATACATAAAGACTCATCACAGCAAGCAAGTTAAGGACAACTTTGAAAAGTTAGAGGGAAGCGAAGTTTCTCTTGCAGGAAGAATTATGAGTATGAGAGGACATGGCAAGGCTTCTTTTATTGATATCCAAGATGAACAAGGAAGAATACAGGTTTATGTAAGACAAGATGCTATAGGTGATGATAGCTACACAGATTTTGTTACTTATGATATGGGAGACATTATTGGTGTAGAAGGTACAGTGTTTATGACCAATAAAGGGGAGCAATCAGTAAAAGCATCTAAGGTTGCATTACTTACTAAATCTCTTCAAATTTTACCTGAAAAATATCATGGATTAAAAGATCCTGATTTAAGATATAGACAAAGATATGTGGATTTAATCGTGAATCCAGATGTAAAAGAGGCTTTCTTGATAAGAAGTAAAGCAATAAAGGCATTAAAAGAATATCTAGATGAAAGAGATTTCCTAGAGGTAGATACTCCTATACTATCTACTATAGCAGGAGGAGCAACAGCAAGACCTTTCATCACTCATCATAATACTCTAGATATTGATATGTATATGCGTATTGCAAATGAGCTATACTTAAAAAGACTTATTGTGGGTGGGTTTGAAAGAGTATATGAGCTAGGAAAAATGTTTAGGAATGAAGGTATGTCAATCAAGCACAACCCTGAGTATACAGCTATAGAGGTATATCAGGCTTATGCTGATTATGAAGATATAATGAGACTTACTGAAGAAGCTGTAGCTTGCATGGCGCAAAAATCACTTGGAACTACAAAAATAAATTATCAAGGTACAGAAATCGATCTTACTCCTCCGTGGAGAAGACTTAGCATGATTGATGCAATAAAAGAATTTAAAGGTATAGACTTTAATGAAATTCAAACGGATGAAGAAGCCATTAAAGTTGCAAAAGAAAATCACATTGAAATTACTCCAGTTATGAATAGAGGCTTTGTTATAGCTGCGATGTTTGAAGAGTTCTGTGAGGAGCATTTAATTCAGCCTACATTTATAACTCATCATCCAGTTGAGGTTTCTCCGCTATCTAAGAGAAATCCAGATGACCCAAGACTTACAAATAGATTCGAGGCATTTGTAAACACTTGGGAAATTGCAAATGCTTTCTCAGAGCTAAATGATCCTATCGACCAAAGAGAAAGATTTATGGATCAATTGAAGCAAAGAGAGCTAGGAGACGATGAAGCCTATATGCTTGATGAAGACTTCTTAAATGCAATAGAAGTAGGACTTCCACCAACAGGCGGTCTTGGAATAGGTATTGATAGAGTTATAATGTTACTTACTAACTCGTCATCTATCAGAGATGTAATACTTTTTCCTACAATGAAGCCTATAAAAGAAGAAAAGAATGACGCTAAAGAACAAAACTAA
- the greA gene encoding transcription elongation factor GreA produces MIKRRDLEVDNQKKEILLTEEGFKKIEDELELLKTVRRKEVAERIKVAISFGDISENSEYDEAKNEQAQLEERILKLENILRVAVIIDESSIDTNLVTVGSVVKIEFKDALTDEVEEDEYTIVGSAEADPSESKISNESPIGKALLGRVVGDEIDVQVPDGISKIKILEIRR; encoded by the coding sequence ATGATAAAAAGGAGAGATTTAGAAGTGGACAACCAAAAAAAAGAAATACTTTTAACAGAAGAAGGATTTAAGAAGATAGAGGATGAACTAGAGCTTTTAAAGACTGTTAGAAGAAAAGAAGTAGCAGAAAGAATCAAAGTAGCCATTTCGTTTGGTGATATTTCTGAAAACTCTGAGTACGATGAAGCTAAGAATGAGCAGGCTCAATTAGAGGAAAGAATATTAAAACTTGAAAATATACTTAGAGTAGCTGTTATAATCGATGAAAGCTCGATAGATACAAATCTTGTTACAGTAGGCTCAGTAGTTAAAATAGAGTTTAAGGATGCACTTACAGATGAAGTAGAAGAAGATGAGTACACAATAGTTGGCTCTGCAGAGGCAGACCCTTCTGAGTCTAAAATATCAAATGAATCGCCTATAGGTAAAGCTCTTCTAGGAAGAGTAGTAGGAGATGAAATTGACGTTCAGGTTCCAGATGGAATTTCTAAAATTAAAATTTTAGAAATAAGAAGGTAA
- a CDS encoding cobyric acid synthase, protein MKKSIMFQGTASGVGKSLINTAFCRIFTEDGYNVAPFKSQNMALNSFITADGKEMGRAQVVQAEAANKKPDVRMNPILLKPTTDRKSQVIVMGKVKDNLDAVTYHKEKNSLREVVESTYTELLDENDIIVIEGAGSPAEINLRENDFVNMGMAKIAKSPVVIVGDIDRGGVFASLYGTIMLLTPEERAYVKGVIINKFRGDIEILKPGLDMLEELIGVPVLGVVPYTNLNIEDEDSLTDKFRIKEKKNKAISVNVIRLPHISNFTDFDIFETFDDVQLTYIDGLTSLDESDLIIIPGTKNTIEDLIFLRESGLEKQIIKAHKNNIPIIGICGGYQMLGTKIKDPDGVECGIEEIAGMSLIDLETIFEDEKVTSQVSAKIEFDVENSIFSGIKGTNIKGYEIHCGRSINETGAIKILEKHGELADYKEGSINIKGNVFGTYIHGIFDSMEFTKKILSNIRKARGLESKQEEFSTYEEFKENEYKKLAAHVRAHVDTKKIYEIMEKGI, encoded by the coding sequence ATGAAAAAATCAATTATGTTTCAAGGTACAGCTTCAGGCGTTGGAAAGAGTCTTATAAATACAGCATTTTGCAGGATATTTACGGAAGATGGATATAATGTTGCTCCGTTTAAATCTCAAAATATGGCTTTGAATTCATTTATAACAGCTGATGGGAAAGAAATGGGAAGAGCTCAAGTGGTTCAAGCTGAGGCTGCAAATAAAAAACCTGATGTAAGAATGAACCCTATCTTATTAAAGCCCACTACTGATAGAAAATCTCAGGTCATAGTAATGGGAAAAGTAAAAGATAACCTTGATGCTGTTACCTATCATAAAGAAAAAAATAGCCTTAGAGAAGTTGTTGAGTCTACTTATACTGAGCTACTAGATGAAAATGACATCATTGTAATAGAAGGAGCGGGAAGTCCAGCAGAAATTAATCTTAGAGAAAATGATTTTGTAAATATGGGTATGGCAAAAATAGCTAAAAGCCCGGTAGTAATAGTTGGGGATATAGATAGAGGTGGGGTTTTTGCATCTCTTTATGGAACGATAATGCTGTTGACTCCTGAAGAAAGAGCTTATGTAAAAGGAGTAATAATCAATAAATTCAGGGGAGATATAGAAATATTAAAGCCTGGGCTGGATATGCTTGAAGAGCTTATAGGAGTTCCTGTTTTAGGAGTGGTTCCATATACAAATTTAAATATAGAAGATGAAGATTCACTTACTGATAAATTTAGAATTAAAGAAAAGAAAAATAAAGCTATTTCTGTAAATGTAATAAGATTACCTCATATATCTAATTTTACAGATTTTGATATTTTTGAGACTTTTGATGATGTTCAGCTTACATATATAGATGGACTAACTTCTCTAGATGAATCTGACCTTATAATTATTCCAGGGACGAAGAATACTATCGAGGATTTAATATTTCTAAGAGAGAGTGGACTAGAAAAGCAAATAATTAAAGCGCATAAAAATAATATACCAATTATAGGAATCTGTGGTGGATACCAGATGCTTGGAACAAAAATCAAAGATCCTGATGGAGTAGAATGTGGAATTGAAGAAATTGCAGGAATGTCTTTGATTGATCTTGAGACAATTTTCGAGGATGAAAAGGTTACTTCTCAGGTCTCAGCAAAGATAGAGTTTGATGTTGAAAACAGTATATTTAGTGGAATCAAAGGAACCAATATAAAAGGCTATGAAATACACTGTGGAAGAAGTATCAATGAAACAGGAGCGATAAAAATCTTAGAAAAGCATGGAGAGCTAGCCGATTATAAAGAAGGTAGTATAAATATAAAAGGGAATGTATTTGGAACCTACATTCACGGTATATTTGACTCTATGGAGTTTACTAAAAAAATACTTTCAAACATAAGAAAAGCTAGAGGGCTTGAAAGTAAACAAGAAGAGTTTTCTACCTACGAAGAATTTAAGGAAAACGAATATAAAAAATTAGCAGCTCATGTAAGAGCGCATGTAGATACAAAGAAAATTTATGAAATAATGGAAAAAGGAATTTAG
- a CDS encoding biotin--[acetyl-CoA-carboxylase] ligase → MNKTIIQMLIDSSSEYVSGQHISDKLGITRAAVWKRVSKLKELGFEIESVTKKGYKLLSYPDILNKELIEIGMKSDFIGHSVEVLESVDSTNDYTKKKAKELVDGSVIISLEQVKGKGRRGRSFHSGKGDGIYLSIILKPGFEPAKAPFITSIAGAALVNTFNKFNIQTKVKWPNDVLINGKKVAGILTEMSADMEFIEYIVLGVGINVSGLEFPSELKNVATSLKLEGYDVKKLNIIWQFVYEFELLYNLYLNENTSEVVNILRNNSSVLGKQINVHYMNQIESAIAVDINNQGELIIKTQDGEVKELSSGEISIR, encoded by the coding sequence ATGAATAAAACTATAATTCAAATGCTAATAGATTCGAGTAGTGAATATGTATCGGGACAACATATCTCTGATAAACTTGGAATTACAAGAGCTGCAGTATGGAAAAGGGTATCTAAACTAAAAGAGCTTGGATTTGAAATCGAGTCCGTAACTAAAAAAGGTTATAAGCTACTTTCATATCCAGATATATTAAATAAAGAGCTTATTGAAATAGGAATGAAGTCAGATTTTATTGGGCATAGTGTTGAAGTTTTGGAAAGTGTTGATTCAACCAATGACTATACAAAGAAAAAAGCAAAAGAATTAGTAGATGGTAGTGTGATTATATCTCTAGAGCAAGTAAAGGGGAAAGGAAGAAGAGGTAGAAGCTTTCACTCTGGAAAAGGGGATGGAATATACCTATCAATTATACTTAAGCCTGGTTTTGAACCTGCTAAAGCACCTTTTATAACAAGTATAGCTGGAGCGGCGCTTGTAAATACATTTAATAAATTCAATATACAGACTAAAGTAAAATGGCCAAACGATGTGTTAATAAACGGCAAAAAGGTTGCTGGTATACTTACTGAAATGTCAGCTGATATGGAGTTTATAGAATATATAGTACTTGGAGTAGGAATAAACGTTAGTGGCTTAGAATTTCCAAGTGAGCTTAAAAATGTAGCAACTTCTCTTAAATTAGAGGGCTATGATGTGAAAAAGTTAAATATAATTTGGCAATTTGTATATGAATTTGAGCTTCTGTATAATTTATACTTAAATGAAAATACCAGTGAAGTAGTGAATATATTAAGAAACAATTCAAGCGTACTTGGAAAGCAAATAAATGTACATTATATGAATCAAATTGAAAGTGCTATAGCTGTTGATATTAATAATCAAGGAGAGCTTATTATCAAGACTCAAGATGGTGAAGTAAAAGAGTTAAGCTCAGGAGAAATTTCTATACGATAG